The Zingiber officinale cultivar Zhangliang chromosome 2A, Zo_v1.1, whole genome shotgun sequence genomic sequence AGATCCTGTGCTTCATCCTCTAACTGCTCGGCCAGATCATGTTGAAAGAGCGCTGAAAGCACGCTATCATGATGCAATGAGCATACTCCAACCTCAGGGAAAGGAGCTTGATTTGCTCATTGTAATATTGCCTGATAATAATGGCTCTCTTTATGGTATGATGTCTTTCTTGCACTTGATCTTGTTCGATACAACTTGATATTTTTGCCTAACCTTTTAGCTTTAATTTTTTTCCTCTCGTTCGCTTTATTATTATATGTCATGGTTGTTACAGGTGATCTAAAACGGATATGTGAGACTGACCTTGGTTTAGTTTCACAATGTTGTTTGACAAAGCATGTTTTCAGGATGAGTAAACAATACCTTGCCAATGTTGCCCTCAAGATCAATGTAAAGGTGAGTACGTGGAAGGTGGATCTATTTTTCTTGTTTTGCTTTGTGGTACTAAGGcttgattcataggttggagGAAGGAACACAGTTCTTGTCGATGCATTGTCAAGGCGCATTCCTCTTGTTAGCGACCGACCAACTATAATATTTGGTGCTGACGTAACACATCCTCATCCTGGGGAAGATTCTAGCCCTTCTATCGCAGCTGTAAGTAATTTTGTCAATCTTTATTTATTGCTCTATGTATAGTTGCCTTGATGTATCTTCTTACTATCTTGACTATATTTGGTTTGTCAGGTTGTTGCGTCTCAAGACTGGCCTGAGGTGACGAAATATGCTGGATTGGTCTGTGCTCAGGCCCATCGGCAAGAATTAATTCAAGATCTGTTTAAGGTCTGGCAAGATCCTCAGCGAGGAACTCTTACTGGTGGCATGATAAAGTATGAAATACAATCTAAAATCAGTTTTTTCTAATTTTCTGGGCTGAGTAAAACATCTGCCGTTCAATATCTAGGGAGCTACTTATTTCCTTCAAAAAGGCTACTGGACAAAAGCCTCAACGGATTATATTCTACAGGTATGAATCTTTGGAAAACTTGAAAAAGAGTTGATTGTTTAGATTTAATATAACAAGTTGTACATTCAGGGATGGAGTGAGCGAGGGTCAATTCTATCAAGTTCTACTATATGAACTGGATGCGATCAGAAAAGTAAATTTTCCTATCATTTGTACTATGATTCTTGTTTCAGTGTTTTTTTCTACTCGCATTTCATTTGTGTTTCAGGCCTGTGCTTCTTTAGAACCAAACTATCAACCTCCAGTGACTTTTGTGGTGGTCCAAAAACGTCATCACACTAGACTGTTTGCTAACAATCACGGTGACCATCAATCTGTTGATAAGAGTGGAAACATATTGCCTGGTTAGTTTAGTTGATAGCATGGATGCATCATTTTCAGgataattctattttgtatatttttttcaaatcttGTTTTCTCAATAGAGCTTTCCATCCTTGAAATTGCAGGGACTGTTGTTGATTCTAAGATATGCCATCCTACAGAATTTGATTTCTACTTGTGCAGCCATGCAGGCATTCAAGTAACTGATCTCACAACGAATACCTTTTGTATAATGTACTTAATTTAAGATAATGGTAGCTCATTCTACAATGCTATTTGACCATGCATATTTGCTTAAAGGGTACAAGCCGACCGGCCCATTACCATGTCTTGTGGGATGAAAATAAATTCACAGCAGATGGTCTGCAAACTCTGACAAACAACCTCTGTTACACGTAATTCTTCTAGTCATTCAATTCCCCTAGTGCTACTGTTTGTATTATGTGCCCCTTGACTGATTCTTAAACCTTCATAAATTTGCAGGTATGCAAGGTGCACTCGCTCTGTATCTATAGGTATTTATTCTTATTCTCTGAGgatatttcttttagttttcataTCTTCTAGCTTAATTGTGTATATTCTTTGAACAGTGCCGCCTGCTTACTATGCCCATCTAGCTGCATTCCGGGCTAGGTTTTACATGGAACCAGAGACATCAGATAGTGGTTCTCTGGCAAGTGGAGCAGCTGCTGGACGTGGATTTCCACCGGGTGGGGCGCGGGCAACCAGGGGCCCTGGCACTGCAGCTGTTAAACCTCTTCCAGCCCTGAAGGAGAACGTCAAGAGGGTCATGTTCTATTGTTAAGCAGGTGACTGGCAGTAGGTGGATTATGCAACTTACCTGTTCTACTTATTTCCTGTTCTAGCGTGTTTAAACTCTATGCTCTTATTTAGCTGATACTTGAGAACTTTTGGATGAGTTGTATGCGTACCTTGTTAAACGTACTGTGTGCTCTAGTAATCAAACTGTTTTACTGAAAGCCTGTGGCATCTTTTGTCATTCATCTGCTTTGCAGGAGTCTGAAAAATTTTCGTAGAAGTTGAAACTGGCCATATTTTGTAGTCGACCGTTATAGAACAGCTGCAGGTTTCTTCTGTTTGATTTGCTTCTCTTGTTCAGCTGCCCCCAGAATCCATAGATCGACCCCATGCTCCAGGTGGAACTGCAAATCAGTACTTTTTAGTTCTCCCGATTAGTTCATGCaccatttttatattttatagtgGTCGAAAAATAGTTGTGCCCTtccaattatttaaaaattaaaatcttatttTTTACCCTCCTTAATATCTATATATATGATTATATtactaaaaatattgaaaattttattataacCCATACTTCACAGAATGAACAGAAAAAAGTGCAACAATTATCCTCCAAAACTTTAACTCAGTACCATTCAAACAACTTCAACATCCTACACTCAACTGCTCACAAAGTGTTAAGTTCAATGAAATTGCTCATGACCATCGCAGTGATCCCCTCGCTGTTCAGCTGCCCCCAGAATCCATAGATCGACCCCATGTTCCAGGTGGAACTGCAAATCAGTCCTTTATAGTTCTCCCGATCAGTTCATGCaccatttttatattttatagtgGTCAAAAAATAGTGGTGTGCCCTtccaatgatttaaaaattaaaatcttaaaatattgaaaattttattataacCCATACTTCAAAACTTTAACTCAATACCAATCCAAAAATTTCAACATCCTACTAGTATTGCACTGCTCACAAAGTGTAAGTTCAATGAAATTGCTCATGATCATCGCAGTGATCCCCTCGCTTGCCAAGTTTGGGAGCATTTGAGAAATATTTGGAAAATCGCAGCTTGATTAATATTCTTGCGGAAAATGCACAGAGAATCTGGTTCCATACTCATGCTACGGCTGTTTGCTTCTCATCATGGTCGTCAATGTCCAGAGCTTGCAAAAGCATTGGCCAAGATTCTGGAATACCCCCAGGCAAATCGAAGTCTATGAGCTTACCTCGCTTGCGGTAGAACTCTTCTACTGGTTCGCTCTATATGCCAACAAGGTAATAATTTGATTTAATACTATTATAGCATGCAGTAAAGAAGCACATTATCCTGATAttacttgttctatttgtttataTTATATGGTTAAGCAAAATAAGTGCAAATCAAGATGCTGAATATATATCAGAGATCAAATTGAAGTAGATGCAAATTCCTAAACTGTGTTCTAATTTTGCACTATATTCAATCATTAGAAAGCTAAGGAAGATTCTTCATTAGTAAAAAAGTAATCAtatcaaaagaagaaaaaaaatggaagGATTGTTGCATTACCATTTCATAGTATACACGCAAACGCTCCTTCACCACCTCTTCAGTGTCATCTGCTCGAGCGATGAGTTTCGACATACAATGTTCAGGAGGCAAAAGTGGGGCCATAGTTATACCTGGTCTCCCATGCTCACCCTTGATGTCGACGGAGGCAATGTTAAAGTTACCCCTACATTGGCTACAAATTCTCCTCCCAAGACATTTTGCAAACAGTGCATCTTCTCTGAGCTTTAAGTTGACAACCAAGTCAATTTCTGCTACTCCCTCTAGTATTTCCTGACATGTATGTCATTGTCATTTGACAAAATATTAGCTAGAAAATAGTTTACTTATTTGTGATTATtttgtttatgttttttatttgacAAAGGTTACACAGGTTCTTCTAACACCTTTTTCACTGAAACTCTGGTTACCTGAAGAAAGTCAATTTCTGCAATTTACTTTTTAGTGTTTTCTAACATGTATTTCAAGTAAAAGAATCAATAGTAGAACAAGTTGCATGATTTTGCCATTAGACAAAATATTAGCTGGAAAAAATTTCAATATTAGAGAAATTATTAGCTGAAAGgtctttcaaataattttattacataaaaaacaaaaaatatatcATATAATGCATGACAAAGTATATCATTTATATAAAAACCAAATAGTAACATATATCTTCCTCTGACTCTACAAGAGGAACCAAAACTAATCTTTCAAATACAGTAAGTAACAGTGTTCCCTTATCCCTTTGTCAAATAGAGGCGATCCATTATATATATGATTGTGTTTTTTGGGTAAAAATATGATTGTGTTTGTGAAGCAAATAAGCAATATATAGGAAACTGGTTCCTAtttcttaaaaaattatgttGATAATCCTAGACTTACTATAATGCAAGtatattattatattagaataattatgattttataatatcTTATTTACATTatgttttcatttttaatttcatGGGTGTTTAATGTTTTCACTGGTACCATTCAAAGAGAGTAGAAAAAACACTTATAATACAAATTGAGTTCTTGAGTTTGTTATGTTAAACTTACTGCCTGTCGTGTTGTTCGTGGAAAACCATCAAGAATAAATCCTGATTCACCTTTATTTCCTCCATCTTCTAGACGCTTGGATAAGAGATTGATGATAATCTCATCAGACACTAAATGTCCTTGATTCACAATTTCTGCAAGCTACATAGTCATATTGAGATGTAGTGAGCATGACAGAACCACTGAAAACGTGTATACATACAATGCAGATTATAAGCAATCCTAAAGTAATCAATAGGAATTGGCCAGCTATAGTATTGAGGAATACTTTCAGAGGAAGAACTGCAAAGTTTTTCTCTAATAACAAAAGCATATGAATGCACAATATTCAAACAACAAATACGTATGAAATCATTAGCTTCTCATATTTTGTAAACCTTTTCCTAGTGATCCTTTACTTTCAATTTACCATATAGACAAATTATGGGGAAATCAATGTAACTAACCACCAGCAACACTTCATAATTGGCATACTCAACACTCAAATAAGCTCGTCATATAACCTAAAATTGATAAATAGTCTTATCCATTTCTTCATTACTAAGGAGCACTAGCTTTCACTTTACTTACCTTGAAAAAGTTCAAGCTCATGCTTTCCATTAGTACTTGTTAGCAATCCTTTTTGCATTATATTCCTTTGTAACTGAGTACTGGCTTTCAATTTACTCACCATGCCTTCcattactattttaaaaatctttcaattcCACTAAGTTTGGGCAACAAAACCTGATCCTGTAGATATCTAATCCAATCAGatccaaaattttaaattattttgattttgTGCCAGTTCAtgggttaaaaaaaattgatcttCAACCAAAAGATCATGACTTATACAAATTCATTTTTTCCTTCATGCTCCAAGTATGATAGTTTTGACATAAACTGAATTGGTT encodes the following:
- the LOC122040762 gene encoding probable adenylate kinase 1, chloroplastic, with amino-acid sequence MAALSRLLRHNAAGRWMSSVVAESGIACPPSVARMGVVPARDPACPSVQWVFLGCPGVGKGTYASRLSRLLGVPHIATGDLVRDELASSGPLSKQLAEIVNQGHLVSDEIIINLLSKRLEDGGNKGESGFILDGFPRTTRQAEILEGVAEIDLVVNLKLREDALFAKCLGRRICSQCRGNFNIASVDIKGEHGRPGITMAPLLPPEHCMSKLIARADDTEEVVKERLRVYYEMSEPVEEFYRKRGKLIDFDLPGGIPESWPMLLQALDIDDHDEKQTAVA